The Marinilongibacter aquaticus genome has a window encoding:
- a CDS encoding alpha/beta fold hydrolase — translation MDVVLLHGFGENPDIWDEFLPLLPKHYNFITLDYSKIAFCQTIDQYAQWVHSEIEEHKITRFVLIGHSMGGYIALAYAEKHAEYLAGLGLFHSTSYPDTEEKKETRDKTVDFIQRKGAEAFIYGFLPNMYNEDFKRKNRVYIRQQLDDNAKLPAEALIQATMAMKQRPDRSSILASLRVPVLFIVGKKDPFVPFEDALKQLPKIAHPYTLILDHAAHAGMREAPQSCAGITTDFLEVCFD, via the coding sequence ATGGACGTAGTCTTGTTGCATGGATTTGGCGAAAATCCAGATATTTGGGACGAATTTTTGCCTCTCCTCCCCAAACATTACAATTTCATCACCCTCGATTATTCAAAAATTGCTTTCTGTCAAACCATCGATCAGTACGCTCAGTGGGTGCACAGCGAGATCGAAGAGCATAAGATCACGCGGTTTGTCCTGATAGGCCATTCCATGGGTGGTTACATTGCCTTGGCTTATGCCGAAAAGCATGCGGAATATTTGGCCGGTTTAGGGCTTTTTCATTCCACCTCTTACCCCGATACGGAAGAGAAGAAAGAAACACGCGATAAAACCGTCGACTTTATCCAAAGAAAGGGTGCCGAAGCTTTTATTTATGGCTTTTTGCCCAATATGTACAACGAAGATTTCAAAAGGAAAAACCGTGTGTATATCCGTCAGCAATTGGACGACAATGCGAAATTGCCTGCCGAAGCCCTGATTCAAGCCACCATGGCCATGAAGCAACGCCCAGACCGCAGCAGCATTTTGGCAAGTCTTCGGGTACCTGTTTTGTTTATCGTGGGCAAGAAAGACCCATTTGTGCCTTTTGAGGATGCATTGAAGCAATTGCCCAAGATTGCTCACCCCTATACTTTAATTCTTGATCACGCCGCACATGCGGGAATGCGTGAAGCTCCACAAAGTTGTGCAGGAATTACCACCGACTTCTTAGAGGTTTGTTTTGATTAA